In Daphnia magna isolate NIES linkage group LG7, ASM2063170v1.1, whole genome shotgun sequence, a single genomic region encodes these proteins:
- the LOC123474398 gene encoding uncharacterized protein LOC123474398 isoform X3 produces MFYQRVFEHQRLLGLKLVPKLKLAHIWPSTWQRMTVSLATQLYSKHMAMALKFLREDKKTAHLFNGSEATEKLTKLINDTFDIMNGRHKDGWRLSIRSTIDLTEELLNPKNPLEKYDFVLTAKWNQDALEMTFWAHTFSRYTSNGCKFSTYYQDDVIVHTREDTIAERKCRK; encoded by the exons ATGTTCTATCAGAGAGTATTTGAGCATCAAAGGTTGCTTGGTTTGAAATTGGTTCCCAAGTTAAAACTTGCTCACATTTGGCCATCAACCTGGCAGAGAATGACGGTAAGCTTGGCCACACAGCTGTACTCCAAACATATGGCCatggctttaaaatttttaagagaagacaaaaaaacagcgCATTTATTCAATG GATCGGAAGCTACAGAAAAGCTTACAAAGCTTATTAATGACACATTTGACATTATGAATGGACGACACAAGG ATGGCTGGCGCTTGTCTATCCGTAGCACCATTGACTTGACAGAAGAGTTATTGAatccaaaaaaccctttagaGAAATACGATTTCGTACTGACAGCAAAATGGAACCAAGACGCCTTAGAG ATGACTTTTTGGGCGCATACGTTCAGTCGATACACATCCAACGGCTGCAAGTTTTCTACATATTATCAGGATGATGTCATTGTACACACCCGCGAAGATACTATTGCGGAACGCAAATGTAGAAAATGA
- the LOC123474398 gene encoding uncharacterized protein LOC123474398 isoform X2 → MFYQRVFEHQRLLGLKLVPKLKLAHIWPSTWQRMTVSLATQLYSKHMAMALKFLREDKKTAHLFNGSEATEKLTKLINDTFDIMNGRHKDTTLDGWRLSIRSTIDLTEELLNPKNPLEKYDFVLTAKWNQDALEMTFWAHTFSRYTSNGCKFSTYYQDDVIVHTREDTIAERKCRK, encoded by the exons ATGTTCTATCAGAGAGTATTTGAGCATCAAAGGTTGCTTGGTTTGAAATTGGTTCCCAAGTTAAAACTTGCTCACATTTGGCCATCAACCTGGCAGAGAATGACGGTAAGCTTGGCCACACAGCTGTACTCCAAACATATGGCCatggctttaaaatttttaagagaagacaaaaaaacagcgCATTTATTCAATG GATCGGAAGCTACAGAAAAGCTTACAAAGCTTATTAATGACACATTTGACATTATGAATGGACGACACAAGG ATACGACTCTAGATGGCTGGCGCTTGTCTATCCGTAGCACCATTGACTTGACAGAAGAGTTATTGAatccaaaaaaccctttagaGAAATACGATTTCGTACTGACAGCAAAATGGAACCAAGACGCCTTAGAG ATGACTTTTTGGGCGCATACGTTCAGTCGATACACATCCAACGGCTGCAAGTTTTCTACATATTATCAGGATGATGTCATTGTACACACCCGCGAAGATACTATTGCGGAACGCAAATGTAGAAAATGA
- the LOC123474398 gene encoding uncharacterized protein LOC123474398 isoform X1: protein MFYQRVFEHQRLLGLKLVPKLKLAHIWPSTWQRMTVSLATQLYSKHMAMALKFLREDKKTAHLFNGSEATEKLTKLINDTFDIMNGRHKELTEECHRNPGKRPIIAAFASDTTLDGWRLSIRSTIDLTEELLNPKNPLEKYDFVLTAKWNQDALEMTFWAHTFSRYTSNGCKFSTYYQDDVIVHTREDTIAERKCRK, encoded by the exons ATGTTCTATCAGAGAGTATTTGAGCATCAAAGGTTGCTTGGTTTGAAATTGGTTCCCAAGTTAAAACTTGCTCACATTTGGCCATCAACCTGGCAGAGAATGACGGTAAGCTTGGCCACACAGCTGTACTCCAAACATATGGCCatggctttaaaatttttaagagaagacaaaaaaacagcgCATTTATTCAATG GATCGGAAGCTACAGAAAAGCTTACAAAGCTTATTAATGACACATTTGACATTATGAATGGACGACACAAGG AGTTAACTGAGGAGTGCCATCGCAATCCTGGAAAACGTCCAATAATAGCCGCATTTGCGTCAGATACGACTCTAGATGGCTGGCGCTTGTCTATCCGTAGCACCATTGACTTGACAGAAGAGTTATTGAatccaaaaaaccctttagaGAAATACGATTTCGTACTGACAGCAAAATGGAACCAAGACGCCTTAGAG ATGACTTTTTGGGCGCATACGTTCAGTCGATACACATCCAACGGCTGCAAGTTTTCTACATATTATCAGGATGATGTCATTGTACACACCCGCGAAGATACTATTGCGGAACGCAAATGTAGAAAATGA
- the LOC123474504 gene encoding dolichyl pyrophosphate Man9GlcNAc2 alpha-1,3-glucosyltransferase-like: protein MEVPYKLEVIALTTIIIKLGVSVFPYSGKNEPPKFGDYEAQRHWMEITVNLPIQDWYRNTTDNDLLYWGLDYPPLTAYQSYLTGSVAKKINQDYVKLHVSQGFENFDHQYFMRMSVLVSDCIFFVSALYFYIRSLKMSNKYKWVFFALSSHSGLTLIDYSHFQYNCVSLGLTL from the exons ATGGAGGTCCCTTACAAGTTAGAAGTGATTGCTTTGACTACAATCATCATTAAACTGGGTGTCTCAGTTTTCCCATATTCTGGCAAAAATGAACCTCCAAAATTTGGAGATTATGAAGCTCAAAGACATTGGATGGAAATTACGGTTAACTTACCCATACAGGATTG GTATAGAAATACAACAGACAATGATTTATTGTACTGGGGACTGGATTACCCTCCTCTCACAGCATATCAAAGCTACCTAACTGGATCGGTGGCTAAGAAAATCAACCAAGACTATGTAAAACTCCATGTGTCTCAGGGATTTGAAAACTTTGACCACCAATATTTCATGAGGATGTCCGTCCTTGTGTCTGattgtattttctttgtcagtgcactttatttttacattagaagCTTGAAGATGAGTAATAAGTACAAATgggttttctttgctttgtcCTCACACTCTGGACTCACCCTTATAGATTATAGTCATTTTCAGTACAATTGTGTTTCGTTGGGGTTGACCTTGTGA